A window of the Chanodichthys erythropterus isolate Z2021 chromosome 21, ASM2448905v1, whole genome shotgun sequence genome harbors these coding sequences:
- the LOC137010572 gene encoding coiled-coil domain-containing protein 122, with protein MMDNHRQQDFPLNDALQELLQQGATRARELRDAQQQLHTLQVSLVEADQSCESVCSAVNLKQKMLSAVHCDLEQVRRSIVRLDAQIQAVLLENLRLRNCMEEQQEKSRSQLLRFGSYRSQTQEYRTAVSALESRADVHQELRQKEQEVRDLRAALEELKTDLQNPDGSAVRQAQKEIDFLKADIHEARQTVRERKAQLENEERTQTQLRREIEIQQRRCEAVLKRLRSQLKKAQSGHWQLRSDVTHLEKQLQDLRSQLEEDRR; from the exons ATGATGGACAATCACAG acagCAGGACTTTCCTCTGAACGACGCGCTACAAGAGCTTCTGCAGCAGGGGGCGACGCGCGCGCGGGAACTGAGAGACGCGCAGCAGCAACTACACACACTACAG GTGTCTCTTGTGGAAGCGGATCAGAGCTGCGAGTCTGTGTGTTCTGCTGTGAATCTGAAGCAGAAGATGCTCAGCGCGGTTCACTGTGACCTGGAGCAGGTGCGCCGCAGCATCGTCCGTCTGGACGCTCAGATTCAGGCCGTCCTGCTGGAGAACCTGAGGCTCAGAAACTGCATGGAGGAGCAGCAGGAGAAGTCCCGCTCGCAGCTGCTGCGGTTCGGCTCGTACCGCAGCCAGACGCAGGAGTACCGGACGGCCGTGTCTGCGCTGGAGAGCCGAGCAGACGTCCATCAGGAGCTGCGGCAGAAGGAGCAGGAGGTGCGAGACCTGAGAGCCGCGCTGGAGGAGCTTAAGACGGATCTCCAGAACCCGGACGGCAGTGCTGTGCGACAGGCGCAG AAGGAAATTGACTTTCTTAAGGCGGATATTCATGAAGCCCGACAGACTGTGAGGGAGAGAAAAGCTCAGCTGGAGAACGAAGAGCGAACGCAGACGCAGCTGAGGAGAGAGATCGAG ATTCAGCAGCGCAGATGTGAAGCCGTCCTGAAGCGTCTGCGCAGTCAGCTGAAGAAGGCGCAGTCGGGTCACTGGCAGCTGCGCAGTGATGTCACACACCTGGAGAAGCAGCTGCAGGATCTCAGGAGTCAGCTGGAGGAGGATCGGCGCTGA